In a genomic window of Methanobacterium sp.:
- a CDS encoding manganese efflux pump MntP family protein, with product MDFISISLLAVGLAMDAFSVSITRGLTLKCNIKHALLIAVFFGGFQALMPVAGWISGLQLQSIISTLAPWVAFILLLAIGIKMIYESMDAEEDDVCSIFSLRELLILSIATSIDAFAVGVTFAFLNTSILQPILIIGIVTFILSFIGVYIGKNIGHFFENKIEIFGGLILILIGFKILLENLLF from the coding sequence ATGGATTTTATTTCTATATCTCTTTTAGCAGTAGGACTTGCTATGGATGCCTTCAGCGTCTCAATAACAAGAGGATTAACTCTAAAATGTAACATTAAACATGCACTCCTGATTGCAGTCTTTTTCGGCGGATTCCAGGCATTAATGCCCGTTGCAGGATGGATTTCTGGTTTACAGCTTCAAAGTATTATTTCTACACTGGCTCCATGGGTTGCCTTTATTCTGCTTCTGGCAATAGGTATTAAAATGATATATGAAAGTATGGATGCTGAAGAAGACGATGTATGCTCTATTTTCTCACTTAGAGAATTACTTATACTTTCGATTGCAACAAGCATTGATGCTTTTGCAGTTGGTGTAACATTCGCCTTCCTTAATACTTCAATACTTCAACCAATATTAATAATTGGAATTGTGACCTTTATACTTTCATTTATAGGCGTTTACATAGGAAAAAATATAGGTCACTTCTTTGAAAATAAAATAGAGATATTTGGCGGTTTAATATTAATTCTGATTGGTTTTAAGATATTACTGGAGAATT
- the thiD gene encoding bifunctional hydroxymethylpyrimidine kinase/phosphomethylpyrimidine kinase, with protein MIAMTIAGFDPSGGAGILNDIKTFAAFGIYGTAVITALTAQNISKVTGIEPVNPDFIEKQIEAVLEQEKIEYVKTGMLYSREIIKTVSRKISEYDLKAVVDPVMVAGSGSFLSKKDVSESLKKYLLPLATLTTPNIYEAQEISGIKIETLEDAIKAAQKIGKICNVVVTGGHLEGKDVLYDSSIKIIEGELIESRNTHGSGCSYSAAIVSSLVKGENIETAVKNAGEFVNQSIKYGDRGTLNQFWKFS; from the coding sequence ATGATTGCAATGACCATCGCCGGCTTTGATCCTTCAGGCGGTGCTGGGATTCTCAATGATATTAAAACATTCGCAGCCTTTGGAATTTATGGCACAGCAGTCATTACTGCTCTAACTGCTCAAAACATAAGTAAAGTTACAGGGATTGAACCTGTTAATCCTGATTTTATTGAAAAACAAATTGAAGCGGTTTTGGAGCAGGAAAAAATTGAATACGTAAAAACGGGGATGCTCTATTCCAGAGAAATTATAAAAACTGTTTCCAGAAAGATTTCAGAATATGATTTAAAAGCAGTGGTTGATCCAGTGATGGTTGCAGGATCTGGAAGTTTTTTATCTAAAAAAGATGTTTCTGAATCTTTAAAAAAATATCTTCTACCACTTGCAACACTTACAACCCCCAATATATATGAAGCTCAGGAAATTTCGGGAATTAAAATAGAGACTTTAGAAGATGCAATAAAAGCTGCACAAAAAATCGGTAAAATATGTAACGTTGTGGTAACTGGGGGACATCTTGAAGGAAAAGATGTACTTTATGATAGTTCAATCAAAATAATTGAGGGCGAACTCATAGAAAGCAGGAATACCCATGGGAGTGGTTGTAGTTATTCAGCTGCTATTGTATCCTCTCTTGTAAAGGGAGAGAATATTGAAACTGCTGTTAAAAATGCAGGAGAATTCGTAAATCAAAGCATTAAATATGGGGACAGAGGAACTCTAAATCAATTCTGGAAATTTTCCTGA
- the cofC gene encoding 2-phospho-L-lactate guanylyltransferase, with protein MKKTCAIIPVSRFCNAKTRLSPKLTVIERENLLKAMLNDVINVLDGLVEQIVIISSDEDVLNYVSNMKVKTLREKGETDLNGALHQAIDYSSKSCDNIFIVPSDVPLIQKNHVKDILELGKKYDVVIAPAKGGGTNGLLFPASSFKMKFGDYSFFEHINEAKANNFSYKVYDSFYLSLDVNTAEDLGEIMLHGLETEARNYLKKIHLKVKSNHGSERLNVNREVSA; from the coding sequence ATGAAAAAAACATGCGCAATTATTCCGGTTTCAAGGTTTTGTAATGCAAAAACAAGATTATCTCCTAAATTAACAGTGATTGAACGAGAAAATCTATTGAAGGCGATGCTGAACGATGTGATTAACGTGCTGGATGGACTGGTAGAACAAATAGTGATTATAAGTTCAGATGAAGACGTTCTAAACTACGTATCTAATATGAAAGTGAAAACTCTTAGAGAAAAGGGTGAAACTGATTTAAATGGAGCTTTACACCAGGCCATAGATTACAGTTCAAAATCATGTGATAATATATTTATAGTCCCATCTGACGTGCCTTTAATCCAAAAAAATCATGTAAAGGATATTTTAGAGCTTGGAAAAAAATATGATGTCGTTATCGCCCCTGCAAAAGGGGGAGGTACAAATGGACTTCTTTTCCCTGCTTCATCATTTAAAATGAAATTTGGAGATTACAGCTTTTTTGAACATATAAATGAAGCTAAAGCAAATAATTTCTCTTATAAAGTCTATGATTCATTTTATTTATCTTTGGATGTTAATACAGCTGAAGATCTTGGTGAAATAATGTTACACGGTCTGGAAACCGAAGCAAGGAATTATTTAAAGAAGATTCATCTTAAAGTTAAATCAAACCATGGATCTGAAAGATTAAATGTTAATAGAGAGGTTTCTGCATGA
- the proS gene encoding proline--tRNA ligase: MTDFSEWFHNILEEAEIIDIRYPVKGMHVWQPQGFKIRKHALDILRKLLDKTHEEVLFPLLIPEDELAKEAIHVKGFEEEVYWVTHGGLTELNKKLALRPTSETAMYPMFALWVRNHSDLPFRFYQIVNTFRYETKHTRPLIRVREITTFKEAHTVHATCEECEEQVEKAVQIYSEFFDTLGIPYTITKRPQWDKFPGAEYTMAFDTILPDGKTLQIGTVHNLGQTFAKTFDITYETAEGEHEYVYQTCYGVSDRVIASIIGIHGDEKGLCLPPAVAPYQIVIVPIIFKKGAEKVLEFCRNMADSLKSAGLRVHLDDRDLRAGKKFYEYEMRGVPLRMEIGPRDIENKNAVIFRRDKLEKEVISIESETFIEEVNSILNDIGKNMKDKAWESFNAHIRSAETVEEAKKEIKENKGIVSFNWCGDEACGKQIEEKVHVDILGIQEENLIGCKCINCGKPAECKTLIAKTY; the protein is encoded by the coding sequence ATGACAGATTTCAGCGAATGGTTCCATAATATCTTAGAAGAAGCCGAAATAATAGATATCAGATATCCTGTTAAGGGAATGCATGTCTGGCAGCCCCAGGGATTTAAAATACGAAAACATGCCTTGGACATTTTAAGAAAACTACTGGACAAAACTCATGAAGAAGTTCTCTTCCCTTTATTAATCCCGGAAGATGAACTTGCAAAGGAAGCAATTCATGTTAAAGGTTTTGAAGAAGAAGTTTACTGGGTAACGCACGGAGGGTTAACAGAATTAAATAAAAAACTGGCTCTCAGACCTACAAGTGAAACTGCAATGTATCCCATGTTTGCACTTTGGGTAAGAAACCACAGCGATCTTCCATTCAGATTTTATCAAATAGTAAACACATTCAGATACGAAACAAAACATACAAGGCCGCTGATCAGGGTTAGAGAAATTACCACATTTAAAGAAGCTCACACTGTCCATGCTACCTGCGAGGAATGCGAAGAACAGGTCGAAAAAGCAGTGCAAATATACAGCGAGTTCTTTGACACCCTTGGAATTCCTTATACCATTACCAAAAGGCCACAATGGGACAAGTTTCCTGGTGCAGAATACACCATGGCTTTTGATACAATACTCCCTGATGGTAAAACTCTTCAGATTGGAACTGTACATAATTTGGGGCAGACATTTGCAAAGACATTTGATATAACCTATGAAACTGCCGAAGGAGAGCATGAATATGTTTATCAGACATGTTACGGAGTTTCAGACAGAGTTATAGCTTCAATAATCGGAATTCATGGAGATGAAAAGGGTTTATGTTTACCTCCAGCGGTTGCACCCTATCAAATTGTCATTGTACCTATAATCTTTAAAAAAGGTGCAGAAAAAGTTTTAGAATTCTGTAGAAACATGGCAGATAGCCTTAAAAGTGCTGGTTTAAGAGTTCATTTAGATGATAGGGATTTGAGGGCTGGTAAAAAATTCTATGAATATGAAATGAGAGGAGTACCTTTAAGAATGGAAATCGGCCCTCGAGACATTGAAAATAAAAATGCAGTGATTTTTAGAAGGGATAAACTTGAAAAAGAAGTTATTTCCATTGAATCTGAAACATTCATTGAAGAAGTAAATTCAATCTTAAATGATATTGGTAAAAACATGAAAGATAAAGCATGGGAATCATTCAATGCACATATAAGATCTGCTGAAACAGTAGAAGAAGCTAAAAAAGAAATAAAAGAAAATAAAGGTATTGTATCCTTTAACTGGTGCGGCGATGAAGCATGCGGTAAACAAATAGAAGAAAAAGTCCATGTAGACATCCTCGGAATTCAGGAAGAAAATTTAATTGGCTGTAAGTGCATCAACTGTGGAAAACCAGCTGAATGCAAAACATTAATTGCAAAAACATATTAA
- a CDS encoding NAD(P)-dependent glycerol-1-phosphate dehydrogenase, whose amino-acid sequence MDFRKIQLPREIHTGAGIIENTGSICRDLMFKGKVLVVSGPNTLKIGGEKAIESLQNEDFSVETLVIDRASEEAVQEIQSIADDVSVILGVGGGKVIDSAKLASTRKGLQFISVPTAASHDGIASPRASIRNEKGSVSLEAQAPIGVIADTEIISKAPFKLLAAGFGDIISNYTAILDWKLAYRLLNEYYSDSAAALSLMTAKMTLESVDAIKEGLVESSAAIVKGLISSGMAISIAGTSRPASGSEHKFSHALDIIAPKPALHGEQCGVGTIMMMYLHGGDWKFIRNALKTLKAPTTASQLNMKPEYIIEALTMAHTIRKERYTILGDRGLTREAAEQLASVTGVI is encoded by the coding sequence ATGGATTTTAGAAAAATTCAATTACCTCGTGAAATCCATACTGGAGCGGGAATAATTGAAAATACAGGTTCCATCTGCAGGGATCTCATGTTTAAAGGCAAAGTTTTAGTTGTAAGTGGACCCAACACTCTTAAAATCGGGGGAGAGAAAGCTATAGAAAGTCTTCAAAATGAAGACTTTTCAGTTGAAACTCTGGTTATTGATAGGGCTTCTGAAGAAGCTGTTCAGGAAATCCAGAGCATCGCAGATGATGTATCAGTAATTTTAGGGGTTGGCGGAGGAAAGGTAATTGACTCTGCAAAACTTGCATCCACCAGAAAAGGCCTTCAGTTTATAAGCGTTCCCACCGCCGCATCCCACGATGGAATTGCCTCGCCAAGAGCATCCATCAGAAATGAAAAAGGTTCAGTTTCTCTTGAGGCTCAGGCACCTATTGGGGTAATTGCAGATACAGAAATTATAAGTAAAGCACCCTTCAAACTTCTTGCTGCGGGGTTTGGAGATATAATATCTAATTATACAGCAATATTAGATTGGAAATTAGCCTATAGACTTTTAAATGAATATTATAGTGATTCAGCAGCCGCACTTTCTCTTATGACAGCTAAAATGACATTAGAATCTGTTGACGCTATTAAGGAGGGTCTTGTTGAGAGTTCAGCAGCAATCGTTAAAGGACTCATAAGCAGTGGAATGGCTATAAGTATTGCTGGGACAAGCAGGCCTGCAAGTGGTTCTGAACACAAATTCAGCCATGCTTTAGACATTATCGCGCCTAAACCTGCCTTACATGGCGAACAATGTGGTGTTGGTACTATAATGATGATGTACCTACATGGCGGAGATTGGAAATTTATCAGGAATGCACTAAAAACATTAAAGGCACCCACCACAGCATCCCAGTTAAATATGAAACCAGAATATATTATTGAAGCTTTAACAATGGCCCATACTATTAGAAAAGAGAGATATACAATCTTAGGGGACAGGGGCCTTACAAGAGAGGCCGCTGAACAACTTGCATCTGTAACTGGGGTTATTTAA
- a CDS encoding UPF0179 family protein, with the protein MITLIGKNLAEKGLKFVHYGPAADCKECRFKNTCIDPLEKGRVYIIQDVKDTEHPCPIHEGGKVKVVEVERAEIEALVNSKKAFEGSMILFEPPDCNKECTMRDLCFPEGLFEGDKCKIVKTLGKSPNKCINGLNLKLVLLK; encoded by the coding sequence ATGATAACTCTTATTGGAAAGAATCTTGCAGAAAAAGGGCTTAAATTCGTCCATTATGGGCCAGCTGCAGACTGTAAAGAGTGTAGATTTAAAAATACCTGTATTGATCCCCTTGAAAAAGGTAGAGTGTATATCATACAGGATGTAAAAGATACAGAACATCCATGTCCCATTCATGAAGGTGGGAAAGTTAAAGTTGTTGAAGTTGAAAGAGCAGAAATAGAAGCGCTTGTTAACTCAAAAAAAGCATTTGAAGGATCTATGATATTGTTTGAACCTCCTGATTGTAATAAAGAATGCACAATGAGAGATCTTTGTTTTCCTGAAGGTTTATTTGAAGGAGATAAATGTAAAATAGTTAAAACTTTAGGAAAATCACCTAACAAATGTATTAATGGGTTAAATCTTAAATTAGTGCTCTTAAAATAA
- the rpiA gene encoding ribose-5-phosphate isomerase RpiA, which yields MEFKKSVGYAAAELVKDGDVVGLGTGSTTHFFIEKLGQRVREENIKILGIPTSYQSFLLAKDSGISITTLEENDIDIAVDGADEVDNNLNLIKGGGAAHTIEKIVDSAADRFIVIVDGSKIVEKLGKFPVPLEVIPEARRTVSNHVNEIGGIPTLRMAEKKDGPVITDNGNFVIDVKFDTIEKPAYLEKELNAIPGVVENGIFAGIVDEVLVGTSEGLKTLKK from the coding sequence ATGGAATTTAAAAAGAGTGTAGGATATGCTGCTGCAGAATTAGTTAAAGATGGAGATGTAGTTGGGCTTGGAACTGGATCTACAACTCATTTTTTTATAGAAAAACTTGGTCAACGGGTTAGGGAAGAAAATATAAAAATATTAGGGATTCCCACTTCCTATCAATCCTTCCTGTTAGCCAAGGATTCTGGAATTTCAATCACAACCCTTGAAGAAAATGATATAGATATTGCAGTTGATGGGGCTGATGAAGTTGATAATAATCTTAATTTGATTAAAGGTGGTGGAGCTGCCCATACAATAGAGAAGATTGTAGATTCAGCTGCAGATAGATTTATTGTAATTGTGGATGGCTCAAAAATTGTTGAAAAACTTGGAAAATTTCCAGTTCCACTTGAAGTAATTCCAGAGGCTCGCAGAACTGTAAGCAACCATGTTAACGAGATTGGAGGGATACCCACCCTGCGAATGGCTGAAAAAAAAGATGGCCCGGTTATAACTGATAATGGAAATTTCGTTATCGATGTTAAATTTGACACCATCGAAAAACCTGCTTATTTAGAAAAAGAGCTTAATGCAATTCCTGGAGTTGTTGAAAATGGAATATTTGCAGGAATTGTTGATGAAGTTCTTGTAGGAACTTCTGAAGGTTTAAAAACATTAAAAAAATAA
- a CDS encoding 2,3-diphosphoglycerate synthetase — MANLRKMICLVDGEHYLPVTKSALDMLDSLEHNDIVAVVFIGGTEKLRDSSEEGISEKLERPVHFGEDHHKIPYKLIDEMIEKYDADVMMDLSDEPIVDYSKRFKIATIALENGIPYEGPDFRFEPLSEHDILKKPSLKILGTGKRIGKTAVSAFAARLIHNREYNPCIVAMGRGGPEKPEIVRGDQIEITPQYLMEQSDKGVHAASDHWEDALMSRILTIGCRRCGGGLAGDVFITNMKRGAQLANDVDADFIIMEGSGAAIPPIKTDKHIVLVGANQPTINIQNFFGPYRVKLADLVILTMCEEPMASKEKVKELLKFIKEINPQAEVIPTVFRPKPLDSVENKNILFATTAPDSIKEVLVNHLEENYGCKVIGTTPHLSNRPLLQKDIEKYIDNVDIMLTELKAAAVDVATKDALEAGLEVVYCDNIPTVCSEIKGGDQVLKDAIIKVVDDAIESFNFSK, encoded by the coding sequence ATGGCTAATTTACGTAAAATGATATGTTTGGTTGATGGTGAACATTATTTACCAGTTACAAAGTCGGCTCTGGACATGCTTGACAGTTTAGAGCATAATGATATCGTTGCAGTTGTTTTTATTGGTGGAACAGAAAAATTAAGAGATTCCTCTGAGGAGGGTATTTCTGAAAAATTAGAAAGACCTGTTCATTTTGGTGAAGATCATCACAAAATACCCTATAAACTCATTGATGAAATGATTGAAAAATATGATGCTGACGTTATGATGGATTTAAGTGATGAACCAATTGTTGATTATTCAAAACGTTTTAAAATTGCAACCATTGCCCTTGAAAATGGGATTCCATATGAAGGGCCTGATTTTAGATTTGAACCTCTTTCAGAACATGATATACTAAAAAAACCATCGCTTAAAATACTTGGTACTGGTAAAAGAATAGGTAAAACAGCCGTTTCTGCATTTGCTGCAAGATTAATCCATAACAGAGAATACAACCCCTGTATTGTGGCCATGGGGAGAGGTGGTCCTGAAAAACCCGAAATAGTCCGTGGAGACCAGATAGAGATTACCCCTCAGTATTTAATGGAGCAGTCCGATAAAGGAGTTCATGCAGCATCTGACCACTGGGAAGATGCCTTGATGAGCCGTATTCTAACAATAGGATGTCGTAGATGCGGAGGAGGACTTGCAGGTGATGTATTTATAACCAATATGAAAAGAGGAGCGCAGTTAGCAAACGATGTTGACGCTGATTTTATAATTATGGAAGGTAGCGGTGCAGCTATTCCTCCCATTAAAACAGATAAACATATCGTACTTGTAGGGGCCAATCAGCCCACCATCAATATACAGAATTTCTTCGGTCCTTACAGAGTTAAATTAGCTGATCTTGTAATATTAACCATGTGTGAAGAGCCAATGGCAAGTAAAGAAAAAGTAAAAGAGCTATTAAAGTTTATTAAGGAAATTAATCCCCAAGCTGAAGTTATACCCACCGTTTTCAGGCCGAAACCATTAGATAGTGTTGAAAATAAAAATATTCTCTTTGCTACAACTGCACCAGATTCTATAAAAGAAGTTCTTGTAAATCATCTTGAAGAAAATTACGGTTGTAAAGTGATTGGTACAACTCCACACCTTTCAAATAGACCATTACTTCAAAAAGATATTGAAAAATATATAGACAATGTAGATATTATGCTTACAGAGCTTAAAGCCGCTGCAGTTGACGTTGCTACTAAAGATGCCCTTGAAGCAGGTCTGGAAGTTGTATACTGCGATAACATACCAACGGTTTGCAGTGAAATTAAAGGTGGAGATCAGGTTTTAAAGGACGCCATAATAAAAGTTGTTGACGATGCAATAGAGAGTTTTAACTTTTCTAAATAA
- a CDS encoding UPF0058 family protein, giving the protein MYKDELIQLHQFLVYVLKYLEDGYEVKDECEEYFRLNISPHHIHRTKAEHKYAIFVLSSSISEVLARKNNGAPPTNVVNGLSELAKRSKKELIRLHEDNTLKYQKNSNIEII; this is encoded by the coding sequence ATGTATAAAGATGAGCTTATACAACTACATCAGTTTTTAGTGTATGTTTTAAAATATTTAGAAGATGGATACGAAGTTAAAGACGAATGTGAGGAATATTTCCGCCTTAATATTAGCCCGCATCATATCCACCGGACAAAGGCCGAACACAAATATGCTATTTTTGTTTTATCAAGTTCCATATCGGAAGTACTTGCAAGGAAAAATAATGGAGCTCCACCAACAAACGTGGTCAACGGCTTATCAGAACTTGCTAAGCGTTCTAAAAAGGAATTAATCCGGCTACATGAGGACAATACTTTAAAATACCAAAAGAATTCGAACATAGAAATTATATAA
- the hisD gene encoding histidinol dehydrogenase encodes MEIVMLGETDKKRLLERSIIDAENIMNLVSDIVHNVKKNGDNSLKSYTEKFDNVKLHELKVSRDEIAKSHENVENNVLESLKKASENIKKFHQAQIPEEWFDEVDKGITAGQIIRPIEKVGCYIPGGRAVYPSSVLMTILPAKIAGVSKIICCTPPMPDGSVNDVVLAAADIAGANEIYKVGGAQAIAAMAYGTESIPKVDKIVGPGNIFVTAAKKLVYGDVDIDFPAGPSEVLIIADESANVEFIAYDMMAQAEHDPDAASVLVTTSSDLAQKVNDEILGKIKYMQRSKIIEESLEKYGKIIIADSLDDAVEFSNEYAPEHLIIMTEDPEEVLKDIKNAGSIFLGELTPVAAGDYGSGTNHVLPTSKNARMYSGLSTESFIKKPTVQRLSEDGIENLKDIVVTLAEYEGLYAHAESFKKRISKD; translated from the coding sequence ATGGAGATAGTAATGCTTGGAGAAACGGATAAAAAAAGACTTTTAGAACGTTCAATAATTGATGCTGAAAATATAATGAACTTGGTAAGTGACATAGTGCACAATGTTAAAAAAAATGGAGATAACTCACTAAAATCATACACCGAAAAATTTGATAATGTTAAACTCCATGAACTGAAAGTAAGCAGAGATGAAATAGCTAAAAGCCATGAAAATGTTGAAAACAATGTTTTAGAATCATTGAAGAAGGCTTCAGAGAATATTAAAAAGTTTCACCAGGCGCAAATCCCAGAAGAATGGTTTGATGAAGTTGATAAAGGAATTACAGCAGGACAGATAATCAGACCCATTGAAAAGGTGGGATGCTATATCCCAGGAGGTAGAGCAGTCTATCCATCATCAGTACTAATGACCATTTTACCTGCTAAAATTGCAGGAGTTAGTAAAATAATCTGCTGTACGCCCCCCATGCCCGACGGTAGCGTTAATGATGTTGTACTTGCTGCAGCAGATATTGCAGGTGCAAATGAGATTTACAAGGTTGGAGGCGCCCAGGCAATTGCTGCTATGGCCTACGGAACTGAAAGCATCCCCAAAGTTGATAAAATTGTTGGTCCTGGAAATATATTTGTTACTGCAGCAAAAAAGCTTGTTTACGGTGATGTGGATATAGATTTTCCTGCAGGACCTTCAGAAGTTCTTATAATTGCAGATGAATCAGCTAATGTAGAATTCATTGCTTATGATATGATGGCGCAGGCAGAACACGATCCAGATGCGGCTTCAGTGCTTGTCACAACATCAAGTGACCTTGCTCAAAAAGTAAATGATGAAATATTAGGAAAAATTAAATATATGCAAAGGAGTAAAATAATAGAAGAATCCCTTGAAAAATACGGTAAAATAATAATTGCTGATTCTCTCGATGATGCTGTGGAATTTTCAAATGAATATGCTCCAGAGCACTTAATCATCATGACAGAAGACCCTGAAGAAGTTTTAAAAGACATTAAAAACGCAGGTTCAATATTTTTAGGTGAATTAACGCCTGTTGCAGCAGGAGATTACGGTTCAGGAACAAATCACGTTCTACCAACTTCAAAAAATGCCAGAATGTATTCTGGATTATCAACAGAATCATTTATTAAGAAGCCAACAGTACAAAGGCTTTCTGAAGATGGAATTGAGAATTTAAAAGATATTGTTGTGACTCTTGCTGAATATGAAGGGCTTTATGCCCATGCAGAATCATTTAAAAAGAGAATATCAAAGGATTGA
- the aspS gene encoding aspartate--tRNA(Asn) ligase, with translation MTDSLGNWRRTHYSKRIDPEMSGEEITVMGWIHEIRDLGGIIFVLLRDRDGTIQITAPSKKISKELLEEIRKLRKESVIAVKGIIQESAKAPGGYEIIPNEIRLLNESKLPLPLDTTDKVRAEIDTRLDSRYIDLRRPTSSAIFKIKSRMLHSVRNFLEKGEFIEINTPKLVASATEGGTELFPITYFEREAFLGQSPQLYKQMMMATGFDKVFEIAPIFRAEEHDTLRHLNEAISIDLEASFCDQEDVMHILEAVVHTAIGDVVEHCFDELEILGVDLDIPKIPFERIDYDDVVDIVNSKGVNMKHGEDLSRAAEKAMGETMDGYYFITGWPTDIKPFYVMPDPKTPEKSCAFDLMYKDLEISSGAQRVHKHDLLVERIKKQGLNPASFERYLAAFEYGMPPHAGWGLGAERFTMCMAGVNNVRETVLFPRDRRRLTP, from the coding sequence TTGACAGATTCATTAGGAAATTGGAGAAGAACTCATTACTCAAAGAGAATAGACCCTGAAATGAGTGGTGAAGAAATTACAGTTATGGGCTGGATCCATGAAATAAGGGACCTTGGAGGAATCATATTTGTCCTTTTAAGGGATAGGGATGGAACTATCCAGATAACAGCCCCAAGTAAAAAGATTTCAAAGGAATTACTTGAAGAAATTAGAAAATTAAGAAAAGAATCAGTTATAGCAGTTAAAGGAATTATACAGGAATCTGCAAAAGCGCCGGGCGGCTATGAAATCATTCCAAATGAAATAAGATTACTCAATGAATCTAAATTACCGCTCCCGCTGGATACAACAGATAAAGTAAGGGCAGAAATTGACACAAGATTGGATTCAAGATACATAGACCTTAGAAGACCAACTTCAAGTGCAATATTCAAGATAAAAAGCCGAATGCTTCACTCTGTAAGAAATTTCCTGGAAAAGGGAGAATTCATAGAAATAAACACTCCCAAACTGGTTGCATCAGCAACCGAGGGTGGAACTGAACTTTTCCCAATCACTTACTTTGAAAGGGAAGCTTTCCTTGGTCAAAGCCCTCAACTCTACAAACAGATGATGATGGCCACAGGTTTTGATAAAGTATTTGAAATTGCACCAATTTTTAGAGCAGAAGAGCACGATACACTCAGACACTTAAATGAAGCAATATCTATTGATTTAGAAGCATCATTCTGTGATCAGGAGGATGTAATGCATATACTGGAGGCAGTTGTACATACTGCCATTGGAGATGTAGTTGAACACTGTTTCGATGAATTAGAAATATTAGGTGTAGATTTAGATATTCCAAAAATTCCATTTGAGAGAATAGATTATGATGATGTTGTAGATATTGTAAATTCTAAAGGAGTAAACATGAAACATGGTGAAGATCTCTCAAGAGCAGCTGAAAAGGCAATGGGAGAAACCATGGATGGATATTACTTTATAACAGGCTGGCCAACAGATATTAAACCATTCTATGTAATGCCGGACCCTAAAACACCAGAAAAAAGCTGTGCATTTGACCTGATGTACAAAGACCTTGAAATATCCTCTGGAGCTCAAAGGGTGCACAAACACGATCTTCTGGTAGAAAGGATTAAAAAACAGGGCTTAAATCCTGCATCGTTTGAAAGGTACCTTGCAGCGTTTGAATACGGAATGCCGCCGCATGCAGGTTGGGGATTAGGTGCTGAAAGATTTACTATGTGTATGGCGGGTGTAAACAACGTAAGGGAAACTGTTTTATTCCCAAGGGATAGAAGAAGGCTTACACCTTAA